One window from the genome of Synechococcus sp. PROS-7-1 encodes:
- a CDS encoding glycosyltransferase family 1 protein: MKIAFFTETFLPKVDGIVTRLTKTVKHLVDAGDEVTVFCPEGCPEEYMGARLIGVPAMPLPLYPELKLALPRPAVSEAIDNFQPDLIHVVNPAVLGLGGIWLAKAKSVPLVASYHTHLPKYLEHYGMGMLEPLLWELLKAAHNQALLNLCTSTAMVQELSEKGIQHTDLWQRGVDTELFRPELRSAELRQRLLGCHDDRGALLLYVGRLSAEKQIERIKPVLEALPDARLALVGDGPHRQQLEKHFEGTATTFVGYLAGEELAGAYASGDAFLFPSSTETLGLVLLEAMAAGCPVVGANRGGIPDIITDGVNGCLYEPDGADGGAASLIEATQRLLGNDLERQALRNAARSEAERWGWAGATEQLRGYYRQVLKQPQLNAAA; the protein is encoded by the coding sequence TTGAAAATCGCCTTCTTCACCGAGACCTTCCTCCCCAAGGTCGATGGCATCGTCACCCGTCTCACCAAAACGGTGAAGCACCTCGTGGATGCCGGTGATGAAGTGACCGTGTTCTGCCCGGAGGGATGTCCTGAGGAGTACATGGGAGCGCGCCTGATCGGCGTTCCGGCCATGCCCCTGCCGCTATACCCCGAACTGAAGCTGGCACTGCCCCGACCCGCCGTCTCCGAGGCGATCGACAACTTCCAGCCTGACTTGATCCACGTGGTGAATCCGGCGGTGCTGGGCCTTGGAGGAATCTGGCTGGCCAAAGCCAAATCGGTTCCGCTGGTGGCGAGCTACCACACCCACCTGCCCAAATACCTCGAGCACTACGGCATGGGCATGCTCGAGCCCCTGCTCTGGGAACTGCTCAAGGCAGCCCACAACCAGGCACTGCTCAATCTCTGCACCTCCACCGCCATGGTGCAGGAACTGAGCGAGAAGGGGATTCAGCACACAGACCTCTGGCAGCGCGGTGTGGACACCGAGCTGTTCCGGCCCGAACTGCGCAGTGCGGAGCTCCGGCAGCGGCTGCTCGGCTGCCATGACGACCGCGGAGCCCTACTGCTCTACGTGGGCCGCCTCTCCGCTGAGAAACAGATCGAGCGCATCAAGCCTGTGCTCGAAGCCTTGCCCGACGCCCGCCTCGCCCTCGTGGGCGATGGGCCTCACCGTCAGCAGCTGGAAAAGCACTTCGAAGGCACCGCAACCACCTTCGTGGGCTACCTGGCGGGCGAGGAGCTCGCTGGTGCCTACGCCAGCGGTGACGCCTTCCTTTTCCCCTCCAGTACCGAAACCCTTGGCCTGGTGCTGCTGGAGGCCATGGCAGCGGGATGCCCCGTGGTGGGAGCCAACCGGGGGGGCATTCCCGACATCATCACCGACGGGGTGAACGGCTGCCTCTACGAACCCGACGGCGCCGATGGCGGTGCGGCCAGCCTGATCGAAGCCACCCAACGCCTGCTGGGCAACGACCTTGAACGCCAGGCCCTGCGCAATGCCGCCCGCTCGGAAGCCGAGCGCTGGGGATGGGCCGGCGCCACCGAGCAGCTGCGCGGGTATTACCGCCAGGTTCTGAAGCAGCCTCAGCTGAACGCAGCCGCCTGA